A stretch of DNA from Streptomyces sp. NBC_01197:
GTCGAGGCCTACGTGGCGTCGGCCCTGGCCGAAGGGGCGCAGCTGCGCTGCGGAGGGCAGCGACCCGGCCCGTCCGACGAGCGGCCCGCCAGCGGTTACTTCTACGCGCCCACCGTCCTGGACGGCTGCCACCGCGGCATGAAGGTCGTCCGCGAGGAGACCTTCGGCCCGATCCTGACCGTCGAGACCTTCCGCGACGAGGAGGAGGCGGTGACACTGGCCAACGACACCGAGTACGGACTGGCCGGCGCCGTCTGGTCGGCCGACACCGCCCGCGCTCGCCGCGTCGCCGCCCGGCTGCGGCACGGCACCGTCTGGATCAACGACTACCACCCGTACCTCCCGCAGGCGGAGTGGGGCGGCTTCGGCAAGTCCGGCATCGGCCGTGAGCTGGGCCCCGCCGGCCTGGACGAGTACCGCGAGTCCAAGCACATCTACGAGAACCTCCGGCCCGCACCGGTCCGCTGGTTCACGGGCTGACTGCCCGTCTGTTCGCAGCACCGCTAACAACCGTCAGCACTTTGCAGAAGGAGCAACGCCTCATGCCTCCGGAGATCTCCACGGTCGCCGCCGACTACGTCATTGTCGGCGGCGGGACCGCGGGTTCGGTGATCGCATCCCGGCTCACCGAGGACCCGAACATCAGCGTCGTCGTCGTCGAGGGCGGCCCGACCGACATCGACCGCGACGACGTCCTCACCCTCCGCCGCTGGCTCGGTCTGCTCGGCGGTGACCTGGACTACGCGTACCCCACCACCGAGCAGCCGCGCGGCAATTCACACATCCTGCACAGCCGTGCCAAGGTGCTCGGCGGCTGTTCCTCGCACAACACCCTGATCTCGTTCAAACCGCTGCCCGGCGACTGGGACGAGTGGTCCGAGCACGGCGCGGCCGGCTGGGACGCGAAGTCCATGGACCCGTACTTCTCCAAGCTCCGCAACAACATCGTCGCGGTGGACGAGAAGGACCGGAACGCCATCGCATCCGACTTCGTGACAGCGGCCCAGCAGGCGGCCGGTGTCCCGCGCGTGGAGGGCTTCAACAAGGAGCCCTTCCACGAGGGCGTCGGCTTCTTCGACCTCGCCTACCACTCGGAGAACAACAAGCGCTCCTCCGCGTCGGTTGCCTACCTACACCCGCACATCGAGGCAGGTGACCGGCCCAACCTCACCATCATGCTGGAGACCTGGGCCCACCGGCTCGACATGGACGGCAACCGCGCCACCGGCGTGCACGTGCGTACCAAGGACGGCGAAGAGGTCCTGCTGCGGGCCGGCCGCGAAGTGCTGGTCTGCGCGGGCGCGGTGGACACACCGCGGCTGCTGATGCTGTCGGGC
This window harbors:
- a CDS encoding GMC family oxidoreductase; the protein is MPPEISTVAADYVIVGGGTAGSVIASRLTEDPNISVVVVEGGPTDIDRDDVLTLRRWLGLLGGDLDYAYPTTEQPRGNSHILHSRAKVLGGCSSHNTLISFKPLPGDWDEWSEHGAAGWDAKSMDPYFSKLRNNIVAVDEKDRNAIASDFVTAAQQAAGVPRVEGFNKEPFHEGVGFFDLAYHSENNKRSSASVAYLHPHIEAGDRPNLTIMLETWAHRLDMDGNRATGVHVRTKDGEEVLLRAGREVLVCAGAVDTPRLLMLSGIGPKQDLEALGIPVVHDLPGVGENLLDHPESVIVWETDGPIPENSAMDSDAGLFVRRDPGSRGPDLMFHFYQIPFTGNPERLGYEKPEHGVSMTPNIPKPRSRGRLYLTSADPEVKPALDFQYFTDEEDYDGRTLVDGIRLAREIAKTEPLAHWLKREVCPGPEVTTDEDISEYARKVAHTVYHPAGTCRMGAPDDALAVVDPELRIRGLSGIRIADASVFPTMPSVNPMIGVLMVGEKCAELLAATPAQGGTA